One genomic segment of Streptomyces sp. TLI_146 includes these proteins:
- a CDS encoding substrate-binding domain-containing protein, whose protein sequence is MGRHSLPDAYASEGTRGRPAAGRRRTVVVATLLVLVVAGGAAVAAGSGLLSFGDSCRDSAVRLDLVASPDVAPAVRSVAERARADKVTSDGSCIDVRVTARESYKVADALGAGRDPDFAVWIPDSALWVDRAKEGGDGVSVATAGHVAASPVALALVAPAAKSLGWPSRTYTWGELAAAATRSDALRLGAADPSRSAAGLLALSSIGRSTARQGADGSTKAAALAKLLSQRTSDTDAQVVDTLARDGSGTESGNPRRNQAVVLSEQAAYAYNTGRGAGRGLDLFYPKDGAPLLDYPYTIVRESRLSTDRSRAAMRFLTLLGEPESRRTLARSGFRTPGDAVDEAAVKKAGGTAPQPYATSSAEAPSAKELQEALGMWTIIVQSARLTTVVDASGSMAAPVPGAGGRTRMDVTKTSLLRALAQFTTEDEIGLWDFATRLDGSRDYRELVPTARLGDPVKGGRTQRERLAAAFGALQPVPDGATGLYDTALAAYQQATAGYRQGKFNALVILTDGANEDPGSISRGELITRLQKLADPAKPVPMIAIAVGPDADGEAVREIAKATGGAGYQVTDPAEIQAVILKAIMTVGQGGGAG, encoded by the coding sequence ATGGGACGTCACAGCTTGCCCGACGCGTACGCGAGCGAGGGAACCCGGGGCCGTCCGGCCGCCGGCCGCCGCCGTACGGTCGTCGTCGCCACCCTGCTCGTGCTCGTCGTGGCGGGCGGCGCGGCCGTCGCGGCCGGGAGCGGACTGCTCTCCTTCGGCGACTCGTGCCGGGACTCCGCGGTGCGGCTGGATCTCGTCGCCTCCCCCGATGTCGCCCCGGCCGTCCGGTCCGTGGCCGAGCGGGCGCGCGCCGACAAGGTCACCTCCGACGGCTCCTGCATCGACGTCCGGGTCACCGCCCGCGAGTCGTACAAGGTGGCCGACGCGCTCGGCGCCGGCCGCGACCCCGACTTCGCGGTGTGGATACCGGACTCGGCGCTGTGGGTGGACCGCGCCAAGGAGGGCGGCGACGGCGTATCGGTCGCCACGGCGGGCCACGTCGCCGCGTCCCCGGTCGCGCTGGCGCTGGTGGCGCCCGCCGCCAAGTCCCTGGGCTGGCCCTCCAGGACGTACACCTGGGGCGAACTCGCCGCGGCCGCCACCCGCTCGGACGCGCTGCGCCTCGGCGCGGCCGACCCGTCCCGCTCGGCCGCCGGTCTCCTCGCCCTGAGCAGCATCGGGCGCTCCACGGCCCGCCAGGGCGCGGACGGCTCCACCAAGGCTGCGGCCCTGGCCAAGCTGCTCTCGCAGCGCACCTCCGACACCGACGCCCAGGTAGTCGACACGCTCGCCCGGGACGGCTCGGGCACCGAGAGCGGCAACCCGCGCCGCAACCAGGCAGTCGTGCTCTCCGAGCAGGCGGCGTACGCGTACAACACCGGTCGCGGCGCGGGGCGGGGGCTCGACCTCTTCTACCCGAAGGACGGGGCGCCGCTGCTCGACTACCCGTACACGATCGTCCGCGAGAGCCGACTGAGCACCGACCGCAGCCGCGCCGCGATGCGGTTCCTGACGCTGCTCGGCGAACCGGAGTCCCGGCGGACCCTTGCCCGGAGCGGCTTCCGCACGCCCGGCGACGCGGTGGACGAGGCGGCCGTGAAGAAGGCGGGCGGCACCGCGCCGCAGCCCTACGCCACGTCCAGCGCCGAGGCCCCGTCCGCCAAGGAGCTCCAGGAAGCCCTCGGGATGTGGACGATCATCGTGCAGAGCGCCCGGCTCACCACCGTCGTGGACGCCTCGGGGTCGATGGCCGCGCCCGTGCCCGGTGCGGGCGGCCGGACCCGGATGGACGTCACCAAGACCTCACTGCTGCGGGCCCTCGCGCAGTTCACGACGGAGGACGAGATCGGCCTGTGGGACTTCGCCACCCGCCTCGACGGCTCGCGCGACTACCGCGAGCTGGTGCCTACCGCCCGCCTCGGCGACCCGGTCAAAGGCGGCCGCACCCAGCGCGAGCGGCTCGCCGCCGCCTTCGGCGCGCTCCAGCCGGTGCCGGACGGGGCGACCGGTCTGTACGACACGGCCCTCGCCGCGTACCAGCAGGCCACCGCGGGCTACCGGCAGGGGAAGTTCAACGCGCTGGTGATCCTCACGGACGGCGCCAACGAGGACCCGGGCAGCATCTCGCGCGGCGAGCTCATCACCCGGCTCCAGAAGCTCGCCGACCCGGCGAAGCCCGTGCCGATGA